In a single window of the Planctomycetia bacterium genome:
- the bamD gene encoding outer membrane protein assembly factor BamD, producing MKRSALPACLLLFAVVTFATAADPPETFQERLEYDAESGEWIETAAPIPGTEEGDLALARSLVAREEFKAARKAMAAWFKTWPESAHWPEALFYAAENEVSAEDAKPKSGDLIKAYGWLEELLDGWPGTELSDRAIRKELIIAEMLLFKERKQKVWKGVLWLSGEEEALTMLDRIIDDRARDTPVAEQALRLKADYHYVNGDFEEAEEAYARLMRDFARGRYSKFALLRAGESALARFPGVDFDDADLLEAEVYLKDYRQKYPEEAGEYMVPQLLSRIEESRAEKDFRVAQYYRRVGQIDAAVYYYRMIERDWSATTWGGLAHQQLIELGAIEPEVSADAVSVVDEAPAAESQDD from the coding sequence ATGAAGCGATCCGCCCTGCCGGCCTGCCTCCTCTTGTTCGCCGTTGTCACTTTCGCGACGGCTGCCGATCCGCCGGAGACATTTCAGGAGCGGCTGGAGTACGACGCCGAAAGCGGGGAGTGGATTGAGACGGCTGCGCCGATTCCCGGCACGGAGGAAGGCGACCTGGCACTGGCGCGATCTCTTGTGGCGCGGGAGGAATTCAAGGCTGCGCGGAAGGCGATGGCGGCGTGGTTCAAGACGTGGCCGGAGTCGGCTCACTGGCCGGAGGCGCTTTTTTATGCGGCGGAGAATGAGGTGTCGGCGGAGGATGCGAAGCCGAAGTCGGGCGATTTGATCAAGGCTTATGGATGGCTGGAGGAATTGCTGGACGGGTGGCCGGGGACGGAGTTGTCTGACCGGGCGATCCGGAAGGAACTGATCATCGCGGAGATGCTGCTTTTCAAGGAGCGGAAGCAGAAGGTGTGGAAGGGCGTGCTGTGGCTTTCGGGCGAGGAGGAGGCGCTGACGATGCTCGACCGGATCATTGACGATCGGGCGCGCGACACGCCGGTGGCGGAGCAGGCACTTAGGCTGAAGGCGGACTATCACTATGTGAACGGCGACTTTGAGGAGGCGGAGGAGGCGTATGCGAGATTGATGCGCGACTTTGCGCGGGGGCGGTATTCGAAGTTTGCGCTGCTGCGGGCGGGCGAGTCTGCCCTGGCGCGGTTTCCTGGGGTGGATTTTGACGATGCGGATCTTCTGGAGGCGGAGGTCTATCTGAAGGACTACCGGCAGAAGTATCCGGAGGAGGCGGGCGAATATATGGTGCCGCAGCTTCTTTCGCGGATTGAGGAGAGCCGGGCGGAGAAAGACTTTCGCGTCGCGCAGTATTATCGACGGGTGGGTCAGATTGACGCGGCGGTCTATTACTATCGAATGATCGAGCGGGACTGGTCGGCGACGACGTGGGGCGGACTGGCGCATCAGCAGTTGATCGAATTGGGGGCGATCGAGCCGGAGGTTTCTGCTGACGCAGTTTCAGTGGTTGACGAGGCGCCGGCGGCGGAGTCGCAGGACGACTAG